TGAACattttaatttccttttccGCATTGGCCACACTAAAGACAACATCATTTGTTCCCTAATGCCTGTCAGATATCGGAGTGAATAGGAATAAGGGACGGGTTAAATACCTGCATCCAGAGCACTGGACATCTGATATGAGGTACGCGGGCATATAGCCCATCTCGAGAAGCCAGACAAACAGCAGCCATGCAGATCAATTTCTTCCCGACATCTCCTGAGTAAATCTTCTGGATAGATTTGGACCATATTTGTATCAAATCCGGAGTCACTTTTTCCCCATATCCAATTTCCATTAAAAAGTCAATATACCCACTGCCGGGTTCGAAATCATCGTGGGGCGTAAAGTCAGCACTCTTTGTAACTAGTGCGGAGGTGGCCTGCGGGCCGTTCCAACAGCCTAATTCTCGACTTTCTGGAGACTCAAAATCCATGGAAGTTCCAATGAGAATAATGCCATTAACCTATTGAATGAAATGAATAAAAGCGGAAGAGATTATGGTACAGACATGGTAGACTAACTTTCTTTGGCGAAAGAAGTGCCATTCGCGCAGCTATCCATCCTCCCTGGGACGTGCCGGCTACGAAGGCTTGATTAATCCCAAGGACGTCCAAAAGTTGTATAATCATAATTGCTGAATCCCAGTACGTAAATGTTTCGCTGTTTGTTTGCGTAGCGCCATGTCCAAGGGGTTCAACGGCAAGAATATTAAACTTGTCAGCCAGCTGCTCACTTTCGAATTCCGGGCGATAGTAGTCGGAAGTTGTGGTGAAtggattaattaatactagaGTCGGAAGGGAAGAACCAGTAAAAGAATATCTATATCCAACATGGATGCCTCCTAAGTGGGGAACAAATGATGTCTTTACGTGTTCTGCCATGGTAAAACCAGCAAGAAACAATTATCAGCAGTATTGCAAAAATAAGTTCAAGAAGAGCAATAGCAATCAAAATAGGCactaaaaagaaataaaacagaTTTCCAACCATCTGTTTAAGAAGATATCGAAGTTGTCCAATATTTAATTTGGAAATCAGAATTGATCTAACTTCCTAACTCCCCGACGGGCCGACATCCGAAACTCGGCATCTCATGTTGTATAGATGAGAAAAAAGTGATAAATATGTCTCAGGAAATCCATGATTAACATGAATTCTAGATCAGCACTTTCTGATTTATTCTTCTtatccatttttttttcaggttCAACATCATTCACATATAACACCATAACACAAGATGGTGAGTACGAACTAGGTGTTTATGCGAGGGACAGCAGGATTTACTTACAGTGTTAGGCTATTCAAAAATTCCATGTTGGAATTATTGGGGCGG
The Trichoderma asperellum chromosome 7, complete sequence DNA segment above includes these coding regions:
- a CDS encoding uncharacterized protein (EggNog:ENOG41~MEROPS:MER0036067~SMCOG1036:alpha/beta hydrolase fold protein~antiSMASH:Cluster_7.8), yielding MAEHVKTSFVPHLGGIHVGYRYSFTGSSLPTLVLINPFTTTSDYYRPEFESEQLADKFNILAVEPLGHGATQTNSETFTYWDSAIMIIQLLDVLGINQAFVAGTSQGGWIAARMALLSPKKVNGIILIGTSMDFESPESRELGCWNGPQATSALVTKSADFTPHDDFEPGSGYIDFLMEIGYGEKVTPDLIQIWSKSIQKIYSGDVGKKLICMAAVCLASRDGLYARVPHIRCPVLWMQGTNDVVFSVANAEKEIKMFTNAPEAKLVVMEGGVHFLSFTHGKELEKNILEFTEQWAAKLNGEYSD